From the Acidovorax carolinensis genome, one window contains:
- a CDS encoding ferritin-like domain-containing protein, with translation MQKISHLPSHGSAMTLDEKALKAAATSHLDEGAVTPAFSKHRDDIVRLLNDALATELVCVLRYKRHHFTAHGMASPAIAAEFMVHANKEAAHADLIARRIVQLGGEPDFAPDTLLARSHADYDTSSDLKAMVKANLVAERIAVEAYRQMIALIGDKDPTTKRMLEGILADEEEHADELKDLLEA, from the coding sequence ATGCAAAAGATCAGCCATCTGCCCTCCCATGGCTCCGCCATGACGCTCGACGAAAAGGCCCTGAAGGCCGCAGCCACCAGCCATCTGGACGAAGGGGCTGTCACGCCGGCCTTCAGCAAGCACCGCGATGACATCGTGCGCCTGCTCAACGATGCCCTGGCAACCGAACTGGTGTGCGTGTTGCGCTACAAGCGCCACCATTTCACCGCCCATGGCATGGCGTCGCCGGCCATTGCAGCAGAGTTCATGGTGCATGCGAACAAGGAGGCGGCGCACGCCGACCTGATTGCCCGGCGCATCGTGCAGCTGGGGGGCGAACCTGACTTTGCACCGGACACCTTGCTTGCCCGCAGCCACGCCGACTACGACACCTCGTCGGATCTCAAGGCCATGGTGAAAGCCAACCTGGTGGCGGAGCGGATTGCGGTGGAAGCCTACCGCCAGATGATTGCATTAATTGGTGACAAAGACCCCACCACCAAACGCATGCTCGAAGGCATACTGGCCGACGAAGAAGAGCATGCCGACGAACTCAAGGATTTGCTGGAAGCCTAG
- a CDS encoding Bug family tripartite tricarboxylate transporter substrate binding protein codes for MTPSPLRRAALVLALAAASGPALAQSNAAPLPQATPGWPSKPVKLVVGFPGGSSPDLVARTLAEPLAKALGQPVIVENKVGAGGNIAADAVANATDDHTLGIMINGNLTIAKLINPKINYDPLKDLSPISLIATAPLALAAPANAPGATANEFLAAARASGDRWSYGTPGVGTVAHIGMELLKAKAGIHPVHVPYPGNPQVINAIIGGQIQLALLPPAMAAAQARAGKLRVLGVTSSGRSTLVPEVPSLAEAGVKDFNLEIWNAVAAPRSLPKPVVARLSALFSEIARNPEVRDKLFQQGWQVTGTTAEGLAKRIQTDTRVLGAVINSQKIKAE; via the coding sequence ATGACCCCATCCCCCCTGCGTCGCGCTGCACTGGTGCTGGCCCTCGCCGCCGCGTCCGGCCCTGCCCTTGCCCAATCCAACGCAGCCCCCTTGCCCCAAGCAACACCGGGCTGGCCGAGCAAGCCGGTGAAGCTCGTGGTGGGTTTTCCGGGTGGGTCGTCACCCGACCTGGTGGCGCGCACCCTGGCCGAGCCACTGGCCAAAGCCCTGGGGCAACCGGTGATTGTGGAAAACAAGGTGGGTGCGGGTGGCAACATTGCCGCCGACGCCGTGGCCAACGCCACCGACGACCACACCCTGGGCATCATGATCAATGGCAACCTGACGATTGCCAAACTCATCAACCCCAAGATCAATTACGACCCGCTCAAGGACCTGAGCCCCATCAGCCTGATCGCCACGGCCCCGCTGGCCCTGGCGGCCCCTGCCAACGCGCCGGGGGCAACCGCAAACGAGTTCTTAGCCGCCGCACGCGCCAGCGGCGACCGCTGGAGCTATGGCACGCCGGGTGTGGGCACGGTGGCGCACATCGGCATGGAACTGCTCAAAGCCAAGGCCGGCATCCACCCGGTGCATGTGCCGTATCCGGGCAATCCGCAGGTCATCAACGCCATCATCGGCGGCCAGATCCAGCTGGCCCTGTTGCCTCCGGCCATGGCGGCAGCGCAGGCCCGCGCGGGCAAGCTGCGCGTGCTGGGCGTCACCTCCAGCGGACGCAGCACCCTGGTGCCCGAAGTCCCCAGCCTGGCCGAGGCGGGCGTGAAAGACTTCAACCTCGAAATCTGGAACGCGGTGGCCGCGCCCCGGTCGCTGCCCAAGCCCGTAGTGGCGCGCCTGTCGGCGCTGTTCAGCGAAATCGCCCGCAACCCCGAGGTGCGCGACAAGCTGTTTCAACAAGGCTGGCAGGTGACGGGCACGACCGCCGAGGGACTGGCCAAGCGCATCCAGACCGATACGCGCGTGCTGGGCGCGGTGATCAATTCACAAAAGATCAAAGCCGAATAA
- a CDS encoding BON domain-containing protein: MKYARALAFAAAAAITVVTATGCAVARNQESVGSYIDDAGITAAVKAKMAEDKTVSATSISVETLNGTVQLSGFAKSQAEKDQAGVIARNTKNVKEVRNSIVVRP; the protein is encoded by the coding sequence ATGAAATACGCACGTGCCCTTGCCTTTGCCGCAGCTGCAGCCATTACCGTTGTTACCGCCACGGGCTGCGCTGTAGCGCGCAACCAGGAGTCGGTTGGCTCCTACATCGATGACGCCGGCATCACCGCCGCCGTCAAGGCCAAGATGGCCGAAGACAAAACCGTTTCGGCCACCTCCATCAGCGTTGAAACGCTCAATGGCACGGTGCAGCTGTCGGGTTTTGCAAAGTCGCAGGCTGAGAAGGACCAGGCTGGAGTCATTGCGCGCAACACCAAGAACGTCAAGGAAGTGCGCAACAGCATTGTTGTGCGCCCCTGA
- a CDS encoding M16 family metallopeptidase translates to MITMKKIAASALLISAGALFGASPAWALLPIQHWTEANGAQVWLVESPVIPMVDVQIDFDAGSRRDPAEQAGLASAVASMASKGVLAMAGEGAAPPLDENALGEAWADLGASFDASAGSDALHFSLRSLTDPALLQRAAMLAARQMGEPSWPADIWQRERARWSASIKESRTRPATVAGEAFASAVYGSHPYGYRATEDTLARIDVADMQAFHARSIAACRARVSIVGAVNRAQAQTLVATLLSRLPPRTVAECAPLPAVPEVAALAAPAEQRIPFASAQAHVLIGQPGFARRDPDFLALLVGNHILGGGGFTSRLTSEVREKRGLSYSVYSGFAPGLHAGAFTIGLQTRPDQAAQAVQVSRDVLARFVREGPTEAELRAAKDNLIGGFALRIDSNRKLLGNVANIAWNGLPLDYLDHWTKRVEALTVTDIRAAMARKLQPERMVTVVVGGQP, encoded by the coding sequence ATGATTACTATGAAAAAAATAGCTGCTAGCGCTTTATTGATAAGCGCTGGTGCCCTGTTTGGTGCCAGTCCTGCCTGGGCCTTGCTGCCCATCCAGCACTGGACCGAAGCCAATGGCGCCCAGGTCTGGCTGGTGGAAAGCCCCGTCATCCCCATGGTGGATGTGCAGATCGACTTTGACGCCGGCAGCCGCCGCGACCCGGCCGAACAGGCCGGCCTGGCCAGTGCCGTGGCCTCGATGGCCTCCAAGGGCGTGCTGGCCATGGCGGGCGAGGGTGCTGCGCCGCCGCTCGACGAAAACGCGCTGGGCGAGGCCTGGGCCGACCTGGGCGCCAGCTTTGACGCCAGCGCCGGCAGCGATGCGCTGCATTTTTCGCTGCGCTCCCTGACCGACCCCGCGCTGCTGCAACGCGCCGCTATGCTGGCCGCCCGCCAGATGGGCGAGCCCAGCTGGCCGGCCGATATCTGGCAGCGCGAACGTGCCCGATGGAGCGCCAGTATCAAGGAATCGCGCACGCGTCCCGCCACCGTGGCGGGCGAAGCCTTTGCCAGCGCGGTGTATGGCAGCCACCCTTACGGCTACCGGGCCACCGAGGACACGCTGGCGCGCATCGACGTGGCCGACATGCAGGCCTTTCATGCGCGCAGCATTGCCGCCTGCCGCGCCCGCGTGAGCATCGTGGGTGCCGTCAACCGCGCCCAGGCGCAGACGCTGGTGGCCACGCTGCTGTCGCGCCTGCCGCCGCGCACGGTGGCCGAATGCGCGCCGCTGCCGGCCGTGCCCGAAGTGGCGGCGCTCGCCGCACCGGCCGAGCAGCGCATCCCCTTTGCCTCGGCCCAGGCCCATGTGCTGATCGGCCAGCCAGGCTTTGCGCGCCGCGACCCCGACTTTCTGGCGCTGCTGGTGGGCAACCACATTCTGGGCGGCGGCGGCTTCACCTCGCGCCTGACCAGTGAGGTGCGCGAAAAGCGCGGCCTGAGCTACAGCGTGTACAGCGGCTTTGCGCCCGGCCTGCATGCGGGTGCCTTCACCATCGGCCTGCAGACCCGGCCTGACCAGGCCGCGCAGGCCGTGCAGGTCTCGCGCGACGTGCTGGCCCGCTTTGTGCGCGAAGGCCCCACCGAGGCCGAGCTGCGCGCCGCCAAGGACAACCTGATCGGCGGCTTTGCGCTGCGCATCGACAGCAACCGCAAGTTGCTGGGCAACGTGGCCAACATCGCCTGGAACGGGCTGCCGCTCGACTACCTGGACCACTGGACAAAGCGGGTCGAGGCGCTCACCGTGACCGACATCCGCGCCGCCATGGCGCGCAAGCTGCAGCCCGAGCGCATGGTTACCGTGGTCGTGGGAGGCCAGCCATGA
- the rpoH gene encoding RNA polymerase sigma factor RpoH has product MKLPSGTATTTLAPANPWALVPPLGNLDAYISAVNRLPLLTHEEEQTYARQLRDNNDVDAAGRLVMSHLRLVVSIARQYLGYGLPHGDLIQEGNVGLMKAVKRFDPDQGVRLVSYAMHWIKAEIHEYILKNWRMVKVATTKAQRKLFFNLRSMKQGFKADAAAADAGTHRDTLSDHEIDSVAAQLNVKREEVIEMETRMAGGDVLLDPAPSDDGEQAFGPIAYLADASHEPTAMIESRQRDELATDGIATALASLDERSRRIVEERWLKVNDDGSGGMTLHDLAAVYGVSAERIRQIEVAAMKKMKTALADYA; this is encoded by the coding sequence ATGAAACTTCCATCTGGAACCGCAACGACGACTTTGGCACCCGCCAACCCTTGGGCGCTGGTGCCCCCCTTGGGCAACCTGGACGCCTATATCTCGGCCGTCAACCGCTTGCCCCTGCTCACCCATGAGGAAGAGCAGACCTATGCCCGCCAGCTGCGCGACAACAACGATGTGGATGCCGCCGGCCGGCTGGTGATGTCGCACCTGCGCCTCGTGGTATCGATCGCGCGCCAGTACCTTGGCTACGGCCTGCCCCATGGTGACCTGATCCAGGAAGGCAACGTAGGCCTGATGAAGGCCGTCAAGCGTTTCGACCCCGACCAGGGCGTGCGCCTGGTGAGCTACGCCATGCACTGGATCAAGGCCGAGATCCACGAATACATCCTGAAGAACTGGCGCATGGTGAAGGTGGCCACCACCAAGGCGCAGCGCAAGCTGTTCTTCAATCTGCGGTCCATGAAGCAGGGTTTCAAGGCCGATGCGGCGGCAGCCGATGCCGGCACGCACCGAGACACCCTCTCTGACCACGAAATCGACTCGGTCGCGGCGCAACTGAACGTCAAGCGCGAAGAAGTCATCGAGATGGAAACCCGCATGGCGGGCGGTGATGTGCTGCTCGACCCCGCCCCATCGGACGATGGCGAGCAGGCCTTTGGCCCCATTGCCTACCTGGCCGATGCCTCGCACGAGCCCACCGCAATGATCGAGTCGCGCCAGCGCGATGAACTGGCGACCGATGGCATTGCCACGGCGCTGGCCAGCCTGGACGAGCGCAGCCGCCGCATCGTGGAAGAGCGCTGGCTCAAGGTGAACGACGATGGCAGCGGCGGCATGACGCTGCACGACCTGGCCGCTGTCTATGGCGTGAGCGCCGAGCGCATTCGCCAGATCGAGGTGGCCGCCATGAAGAAAATGAAAACCGCCTTGGCCGACTACGCCTGA
- the rsmD gene encoding 16S rRNA (guanine(966)-N(2))-methyltransferase RsmD: protein MSRSNLRLESLPGGRLARPARNIPAAEPDAKETKNSVKKDAAPKGAGEIRIIGGQWKRTRLPVAQRPGLRPTPDRVRETLFNWLGQDLTGWHCLDAFAGTGALGLEAASRGATAVQLVENEAALVAQLHKLQQRLAATAVRVQRGDGIAALKHAAPGSLHLVLLDPPFDSTLFEPALQAAAQAVAEDGCVYLEAPLAWTDEALAPLGLAVHRHLKAGAVHAHLLKRRPKE from the coding sequence ATGAGCCGTTCCAACCTGCGCCTGGAATCCCTGCCCGGCGGCCGCCTGGCCCGTCCCGCCAGGAACATCCCAGCGGCAGAGCCCGACGCCAAAGAAACCAAGAACAGCGTCAAGAAAGACGCAGCCCCCAAGGGTGCGGGCGAAATCCGCATCATCGGCGGCCAGTGGAAGCGCACGCGCCTGCCCGTGGCCCAGCGCCCGGGCCTGCGCCCCACGCCCGACCGTGTGCGCGAAACCCTGTTCAATTGGCTGGGCCAGGACCTTACCGGCTGGCATTGCCTCGATGCGTTTGCCGGCACCGGCGCACTGGGGCTGGAGGCCGCCTCGCGCGGCGCCACCGCCGTGCAGCTGGTCGAAAACGAGGCCGCCCTGGTGGCCCAGTTGCACAAGCTGCAGCAACGCCTGGCGGCCACTGCGGTGCGCGTGCAGCGCGGCGACGGCATTGCCGCGCTCAAGCATGCCGCCCCTGGCAGCCTGCACCTGGTGCTGCTGGACCCGCCATTTGACAGCACCCTGTTCGAGCCCGCCCTGCAGGCCGCAGCCCAGGCGGTGGCCGAGGACGGCTGTGTATATCTGGAGGCCCCGCTGGCCTGGACCGACGAGGCGCTGGCCCCGTTAGGGCTGGCCGTGCATCGCCACCTGAAGGCTGGCGCGGTGCATGCGCATTTGCTAAAGCGGCGACCGAAAGAGTGA
- the cutA gene encoding divalent-cation tolerance protein CutA: protein MAEQIDAQALNMVTTTVASAADARRLAQAIVQARLAACVQVEVITSHYHWQGALQEEQEWRLVCKTLPRATGALLALLESLHPYTVPQLVVQTLQATPAYVRWVHGEVTTGDGVAHAAGGG, encoded by the coding sequence ATGGCAGAACAGATCGATGCCCAGGCACTGAACATGGTCACCACCACCGTGGCCAGCGCGGCGGATGCGCGCCGGCTGGCGCAGGCCATTGTGCAGGCGCGGCTGGCGGCCTGCGTGCAGGTGGAAGTCATCACCTCGCATTACCACTGGCAGGGCGCCTTGCAGGAGGAGCAGGAATGGCGGCTGGTGTGCAAGACCCTGCCGCGCGCCACCGGGGCCTTGCTGGCGCTGCTGGAGTCGCTGCACCCTTACACCGTGCCACAACTGGTGGTGCAGACCCTGCAGGCCACGCCGGCCTATGTGCGCTGGGTGCACGGCGAGGTGACCACCGGGGACGGGGTTGCGCACGCGGCAGGCGGCGGGTGA
- the ftsY gene encoding signal recognition particle-docking protein FtsY: protein MFSFFKKKPAPTPAQPAAAAPATPAVPDVPSAPPAAIAPAQQAAAAPAPWPEPASTTAPPAAPMAPPAASGGLGWLRNPFAAKPPVPAPQASPLGAPPPATVPVSAPEPTPAPPVVVVAAKPIAVTAPPLPAAPSPSPSPAAEPPTPAERTGWLNRLKAGLRKTGSSIATVFTGTQIDDALYEELEEALLLADTGVKATQWLLTDLKRRVKETKTTDPAAVKGLLADALADLLRPLEKALVIGEHTPTVIMVAGVNGAGKTTSIGKLTRHLANEGASVLLAAADTFRAAAREQLGVWADRNTVEIVSQEGGDPAAVSFDAVTAGKARGKDVVLVDTAGRLPTQLHLMEELKKIRRVVTKADATAPHEVLLVIDGNTGQNALAQVRSFDDALQLTGLIVTKLDGTAKGGVLAAIAQERPIPVYFIGVGEKLEDLETFNAREFAQALLT from the coding sequence ATGTTCAGTTTTTTCAAGAAAAAACCCGCCCCCACGCCCGCGCAGCCCGCTGCGGCTGCGCCTGCAACCCCTGCTGTGCCGGATGTTCCGTCCGCGCCACCGGCGGCCATAGCGCCCGCGCAGCAGGCTGCTGCCGCGCCGGCGCCATGGCCCGAGCCCGCCTCTACCACCGCGCCCCCAGCGGCCCCCATGGCCCCACCGGCGGCCAGCGGAGGCTTGGGCTGGCTGCGCAACCCCTTCGCTGCCAAGCCGCCCGTGCCCGCGCCGCAAGCCAGCCCGTTAGGTGCGCCGCCACCGGCCACCGTGCCGGTGTCTGCGCCTGAGCCGACGCCCGCGCCGCCGGTGGTGGTGGTCGCGGCCAAGCCCATCGCCGTAACCGCACCGCCCTTGCCGGCGGCCCCGTCACCGTCACCGTCACCGGCAGCAGAACCGCCCACGCCTGCTGAACGCACCGGCTGGCTCAACCGCCTCAAGGCGGGCCTGCGCAAGACGGGCTCGAGCATCGCCACCGTGTTCACCGGAACCCAGATCGACGATGCGCTGTATGAAGAGCTGGAAGAGGCCCTGCTGCTAGCCGACACCGGCGTCAAGGCCACGCAGTGGCTGCTGACCGACCTCAAGCGCCGCGTCAAGGAAACCAAGACCACCGATCCCGCCGCCGTCAAAGGGCTGCTGGCCGATGCACTGGCCGACCTGCTGCGGCCACTGGAGAAGGCCCTGGTCATCGGCGAGCACACACCCACCGTGATCATGGTGGCGGGCGTCAATGGCGCGGGCAAGACCACCTCGATCGGCAAACTCACCCGGCACCTGGCCAACGAAGGGGCCAGCGTGCTGCTGGCCGCGGCGGACACCTTTCGTGCTGCGGCGCGCGAACAGCTCGGCGTCTGGGCCGATCGCAATACGGTCGAAATCGTCAGCCAGGAAGGCGGCGACCCCGCCGCCGTGAGCTTTGACGCCGTCACCGCCGGCAAGGCGCGCGGCAAGGATGTGGTGCTGGTGGACACGGCGGGCCGCCTGCCGACGCAGTTGCACCTGATGGAAGAGCTGAAGAAGATCCGCCGCGTGGTCACCAAGGCCGATGCCACTGCCCCGCACGAGGTGCTGCTGGTGATTGACGGCAACACCGGCCAGAACGCGCTGGCCCAGGTGCGCTCGTTTGATGACGCGCTGCAGCTCACCGGCCTGATCGTGACCAAGCTCGACGGCACGGCCAAGGGCGGGGTGCTGGCGGCCATTGCGCAGGAACGGCCCATTCCGGTGTATTTCATCGGCGTGGGCGAAAAGCTCGAAGACCTGGAAACCTTCAACGCCCGCGAATTTGCGCAGGCCCTGCTGACCTGA
- a CDS encoding zinc-binding metallopeptidase family protein has translation MRVFNCDHCGHLVFFDSVQCLHCGSTLAFVPELLAMAALAPAPQDGPDLWRRMGQRGGADYSGRLYRMCHNHTAYDACNFAVPANDFSPLCASCRQTRVLPDLSEPANLGRWKQIESAKRQLFYTLARLGLEPAPGRAGPVFEFLADWPGGPTILTGHHGGTITLNVAEADDGERAQRRVALGEPYRTLIGHLRHESGHFYWDQLVRDGHCLEAFRSLFGDERQDYASALSAHYGKGNDLGDWRQHHVSSYAASHPWEDWAETWAHYLHMVDLLETAASYQTSVTVPDPNAAQRYQVTDPFANPRPSFDDMVRQWVPLTLMLNSLNRSLGQNDAYPFALSSGAMGKLRFVHDLVQAPAG, from the coding sequence ATGCGGGTATTCAATTGCGACCATTGCGGTCACCTCGTTTTTTTTGACAGCGTGCAGTGCCTGCACTGCGGCAGCACGCTCGCCTTTGTGCCCGAACTGCTGGCCATGGCGGCGCTGGCCCCGGCGCCGCAGGACGGACCCGACCTGTGGCGCCGGATGGGTCAACGCGGCGGTGCCGACTACAGCGGCAGGCTCTATCGCATGTGCCATAACCACACCGCTTACGATGCCTGCAATTTCGCCGTGCCGGCCAACGATTTCTCGCCGCTGTGTGCATCGTGCCGCCAGACGCGCGTGCTGCCCGACCTCTCCGAGCCCGCCAATCTGGGCCGCTGGAAGCAGATCGAATCGGCCAAGCGCCAGCTTTTCTACACCCTGGCACGCCTGGGGCTGGAGCCCGCACCGGGCCGGGCCGGGCCGGTGTTCGAGTTTTTGGCCGACTGGCCCGGCGGGCCGACCATCCTTACGGGCCACCACGGCGGCACCATCACACTCAACGTGGCCGAAGCTGACGATGGCGAGCGCGCGCAGCGCCGCGTGGCGCTGGGCGAACCCTACCGCACGCTGATCGGCCACCTGCGCCATGAATCGGGGCACTTTTACTGGGACCAGCTGGTGCGCGACGGCCATTGCCTGGAGGCGTTTCGCAGCCTGTTTGGCGATGAGCGCCAGGATTACGCCAGCGCTTTAAGCGCCCACTACGGCAAAGGCAACGACCTGGGCGACTGGCGCCAGCACCATGTCAGCAGCTATGCGGCCTCGCACCCGTGGGAAGACTGGGCCGAAACCTGGGCCCATTACCTGCACATGGTGGACCTGCTCGAAACGGCAGCCAGCTACCAGACCAGCGTGACCGTGCCCGACCCGAACGCTGCCCAGCGCTACCAGGTCACCGACCCCTTCGCCAACCCACGCCCGTCGTTTGACGACATGGTGCGCCAGTGGGTGCCCCTGACCCTGATGCTCAACAGCCTGAACCGCAGCCTGGGGCAAAACGACGCCTATCCGTTTGCGCTGTCGTCGGGCGCCATGGGCAAGCTGCGGTTTGTGCACGACCTGGTGCAGGCCCCCGCAGGCTGA
- the coaD gene encoding pantetheine-phosphate adenylyltransferase: protein MAHNVLAVYPGTFDPITLGHEDLVRRAAQLFDRVIVAVAIAHHKKTMFSLDERMDMAREALRDCPQVSVEPFDGLVTAFTAARGGTAMLRGLRSGTDFDYEFQLAGMNRALVPHIETVFLTPGSQHQFISSTLVREIATLGGDVAQFVSPVVHEHLMRRLQRTAAV, encoded by the coding sequence ATGGCCCACAATGTGCTCGCCGTTTACCCCGGAACTTTCGACCCCATCACCCTGGGGCATGAAGATCTGGTGCGCCGCGCGGCGCAACTGTTCGACCGGGTGATCGTGGCCGTGGCCATTGCCCACCACAAAAAAACAATGTTCAGCCTGGATGAGCGCATGGACATGGCGCGCGAGGCGCTGCGCGACTGCCCGCAGGTGAGCGTCGAGCCTTTCGATGGCCTGGTGACCGCGTTCACCGCCGCGCGCGGCGGCACGGCCATGCTGCGAGGCCTGCGCTCGGGCACCGATTTCGACTACGAATTTCAGCTGGCGGGCATGAACCGCGCGCTGGTGCCGCACATCGAGACGGTGTTCCTCACACCCGGCAGCCAGCACCAGTTCATCAGCAGCACGCTGGTGCGCGAAATTGCCACGCTGGGCGGCGATGTGGCGCAGTTTGTTTCGCCCGTGGTGCACGAGCACCTGATGCGCAGGCTCCAGCGTACAGCCGCCGTCTGA
- a CDS encoding DUF1328 domain-containing protein has product MLHYAVVFLVIALIAAVFGFGGIAAGAVGIAKILFFVFVIMAIVTFVLGLMNKR; this is encoded by the coding sequence ATGCTGCACTACGCCGTTGTCTTTCTGGTTATCGCACTCATCGCCGCCGTGTTCGGCTTTGGCGGCATTGCGGCAGGCGCCGTAGGCATTGCCAAGATCCTGTTCTTTGTGTTCGTGATCATGGCCATCGTGACCTTTGTGCTGGGCCTGATGAACAAGCGCTGA